In Longimicrobium terrae, a single window of DNA contains:
- a CDS encoding formyltransferase family protein: protein MTRRVVILSPGGSFLDDLLALLVRRGTRVQGVVLYDSRLSRAGASASILLRLRTSAMVLVRWMRRQRRADVRGAAERLVVTRTLNGGGTARALRRLRPDVLVLARCGLVKPHVLAIPAEGVVNVHPGLLPWIRGGSPVGNSLLRGVPLGATAFRVDAGIDTGPMLRRRLVDVGGAETEAALRDGLYRLWLEMTAELIEAAVAGPLPSGTPHTGRFPLCRDLKGSPEQPAVDAAVRQGAARTLLDRWRPLCDPEDLSLPADAEADFLPRAG from the coding sequence ATGACGCGCCGTGTCGTGATCCTGTCGCCCGGCGGATCGTTTCTGGACGATCTGCTCGCGCTGCTCGTCCGCCGCGGAACCCGGGTGCAGGGCGTGGTCCTGTACGATTCCCGCCTGAGCCGCGCAGGCGCGTCCGCGTCCATCCTCCTGCGCCTGCGCACGTCGGCGATGGTTCTCGTGCGCTGGATGCGGCGGCAACGGAGGGCCGATGTGCGCGGCGCGGCGGAACGGCTGGTCGTCACCCGCACGCTGAACGGGGGCGGGACCGCGCGCGCTCTGCGGCGGCTGCGGCCGGACGTGCTCGTGCTGGCGCGATGCGGGCTGGTGAAGCCACACGTCCTCGCCATCCCCGCGGAAGGCGTGGTGAACGTGCATCCGGGCCTGCTCCCGTGGATCCGCGGCGGCAGCCCGGTCGGCAATTCGCTGCTGCGCGGCGTCCCGCTCGGCGCCACGGCGTTCCGGGTGGACGCGGGGATCGACACCGGCCCCATGCTGCGGCGCCGGCTGGTGGACGTAGGCGGAGCGGAAACGGAAGCCGCGCTGCGCGACGGATTGTACCGGCTGTGGCTGGAGATGACGGCGGAACTGATCGAAGCCGCCGTCGCGGGTCCTCTTCCGTCCGGCACGCCGCACACTGGCCGTTTTCCCCTGTGTCGCGATCTGAAAGGAAGCCCCGAGCAGCCCGCCGTGGACGCCGCCGTGCGCCAGGGTGCCGCGCGGACGCTGCTGGACCGCTGGCGCCCGCTCTGCGACCCGGAGGACCTTTCCCTTCCCGCCGATGCCGAGGCCGATTTCCTCCCCCGCGCCGGCTGA
- a CDS encoding MGH1-like glycoside hydrolase domain-containing protein: MHAFFRALGTAAAASLAAGAVTAQMPLYQSDEFTVTDSSVQQGRWVAVARSRDTLVSTYPRAGREMHFRFSLNGADNEFPSGTEHTLYIRPTDGRIESPLYVFGQEQPPFIPTPEAVSTSEEGIASVTIRLDLRAVMHEFARTGTYTPPQGPPIRRADFHAVYAIGDVEPLSWDAGALRPQSAARLTDPDGDGIFTLTLPIEARYTRPLATPGQAVWTRTADLSAYPQLRSPQRLVDALHRMSLEELGQLVREDGALAAGAKWPGVWTRDVSYASVLSLAIVAPDAVRRSLLAKVDSAGRIIQDTGTGGSWPVSTDRVTWALAAWELYAVTGDREWLRTAYDVIRRSAEADLHAARDHETGLVTGESSFTDWREQSYPRWMQPGDIAQSAAAGTNVVHYATWRILADMAAALGEPGARWSAAADSLRTAINTHLWDADAGVYSTFRYGRTFPVLARRSDALAEALSIIYGVANGERRARISARTPVVAFGAPVFWPYIPEIPSYHNGALWPFVNAYWLWAAAEAGNTAAVEHGLASVYRPAALFLTNKENMVASTGHFDGTELNSDRQLWSVAGNLAASYRVLFGMRFQPDRLVFRPMVPPGYAGERTLSNLRYRNATLTVTVRGFGDGVAEVRVDGRTAVTAEVPAELSGAHTVEIRMNGRWPEGRIHRVDNHFSPAAPLLAMRGSTLGWDAVPGAAEYRVYRNGQTIATTRETSIRPAPWAGFAEYQVMAVDSAGAESFLSEPVRAGGTGVVARPQDVPLETEHVGFTGAGYVRLTREGNTRVSVPVTVACGGMYVVDARYANGSGPINTDARAAIRTLLVDGREAGVLVMPQRGTNRWSDWGYGTSLRVRLAPGAHTLTLAFTPLDENMDRHVNTALLDHLRLTLIEPDASCR; encoded by the coding sequence ATGCATGCCTTTTTCCGCGCGTTGGGAACGGCCGCGGCCGCGTCGCTCGCGGCCGGCGCCGTGACCGCGCAAATGCCGCTCTACCAATCGGATGAGTTTACGGTAACCGACTCGTCCGTGCAGCAGGGGCGATGGGTGGCCGTGGCGCGCTCGCGGGATACGCTGGTGTCCACGTATCCGCGCGCCGGGCGGGAGATGCACTTTCGATTCAGCCTGAACGGGGCGGATAACGAGTTTCCGTCCGGGACGGAGCACACGCTGTACATCCGTCCCACGGATGGCCGCATCGAATCGCCGCTGTACGTATTCGGACAGGAGCAGCCCCCGTTCATCCCCACGCCGGAAGCGGTCTCCACCAGCGAGGAGGGCATCGCAAGCGTCACCATCCGCCTGGATCTGCGCGCGGTGATGCATGAGTTCGCGCGGACGGGCACGTACACGCCGCCGCAGGGACCGCCCATCCGCCGTGCGGACTTCCACGCGGTATACGCCATCGGTGACGTGGAGCCGCTGAGCTGGGACGCCGGCGCGCTGCGCCCGCAATCCGCCGCACGCCTCACGGATCCCGACGGGGACGGCATCTTTACGCTGACGCTGCCGATCGAGGCGCGGTACACGCGGCCGCTGGCGACGCCGGGCCAGGCGGTCTGGACGCGCACGGCGGACCTGTCCGCCTATCCGCAACTCCGCTCGCCGCAGCGCCTTGTGGATGCACTCCACCGGATGTCGCTGGAGGAACTGGGCCAGTTGGTTCGCGAAGACGGCGCGCTCGCCGCTGGCGCCAAGTGGCCGGGCGTGTGGACGCGCGACGTATCGTACGCGTCGGTGCTGTCGCTGGCCATCGTGGCGCCCGACGCGGTGCGCCGCAGCCTGCTGGCCAAGGTGGATTCCGCCGGCCGCATCATCCAGGACACGGGCACGGGCGGTTCGTGGCCGGTGTCCACGGACCGCGTGACATGGGCGCTGGCCGCGTGGGAACTGTATGCGGTTACGGGAGATCGCGAGTGGCTGCGCACCGCGTACGACGTCATCCGCCGCTCCGCGGAGGCGGACCTGCACGCCGCGCGCGACCACGAAACCGGGCTGGTGACCGGCGAATCGTCGTTCACCGACTGGCGGGAGCAGAGTTACCCGCGCTGGATGCAGCCGGGTGACATCGCCCAGTCCGCGGCCGCGGGCACCAACGTCGTCCATTACGCCACGTGGCGGATTCTGGCTGACATGGCCGCCGCGCTGGGCGAGCCCGGCGCCCGGTGGTCCGCCGCCGCCGACAGCCTGCGCACGGCCATCAACACGCACCTGTGGGACGCGGACGCCGGCGTGTACTCCACCTTCCGCTACGGCCGCACCTTTCCCGTCCTCGCCCGGCGCTCCGACGCGCTGGCGGAGGCGCTGAGCATCATCTACGGCGTGGCGAACGGCGAGCGGCGCGCCAGAATCTCTGCCCGTACGCCCGTTGTCGCCTTTGGTGCGCCGGTGTTCTGGCCATACATCCCCGAAATCCCGTCCTACCACAACGGCGCGCTCTGGCCGTTCGTGAACGCCTACTGGCTGTGGGCGGCGGCGGAGGCCGGCAACACCGCCGCGGTGGAGCATGGGCTGGCATCGGTATACCGGCCCGCCGCGCTCTTTCTGACCAACAAGGAGAACATGGTGGCCAGCACCGGCCACTTCGACGGGACGGAGTTGAATTCCGACCGCCAGCTGTGGAGCGTGGCGGGCAATCTGGCCGCCAGCTACCGCGTGCTCTTCGGGATGCGCTTTCAGCCGGACCGCCTGGTGTTTCGCCCCATGGTGCCGCCGGGGTACGCGGGCGAACGCACGCTTTCCAACCTGCGCTACCGGAACGCGACACTGACGGTCACCGTGCGCGGATTCGGGGACGGGGTCGCGGAGGTTCGGGTGGATGGACGGACCGCCGTGACCGCGGAGGTGCCCGCGGAGCTTTCGGGCGCGCACACGGTGGAGATCCGGATGAACGGGCGCTGGCCGGAGGGGCGCATCCACAGGGTGGACAATCACTTCTCCCCCGCGGCGCCGCTTTTGGCGATGCGCGGGAGCACGCTGGGATGGGACGCGGTTCCGGGCGCGGCGGAGTATCGCGTCTACCGGAACGGGCAGACGATCGCGACCACGCGTGAGACCAGCATTCGCCCGGCGCCGTGGGCCGGGTTCGCGGAGTACCAGGTGATGGCGGTGGATTCCGCCGGCGCCGAATCGTTTCTGAGCGAGCCGGTCCGCGCCGGGGGCACCGGCGTGGTCGCCCGTCCCCAGGATGTGCCGCTGGAGACGGAGCACGTCGGGTTCACCGGGGCGGGATACGTGCGCCTGACGCGCGAAGGCAACACGCGCGTCAGCGTCCCCGTGACGGTCGCGTGTGGCGGGATGTACGTGGTGGATGCACGCTACGCGAACGGGAGCGGGCCCATCAACACCGACGCCAGGGCCGCCATCCGCACGCTGCTGGTGGACGGGCGCG
- a CDS encoding competence protein CoiA family protein has protein sequence MTAGATARAPRVERRLAWAYVAATDAAEGAPRTPASALARRRFVAEGKQLVADSGGTEYLLVPITAYAPLPRGSRPAAFCPVCLERVTLRLGTRNRHHYGHRPDSDCAAAGGEGALHLAAKIHLSVALAEGGRGIAIRPVCAGAAEAKRSEFCRAAPVEPWPVEWDEVRVESALPSLRADLMLLRDGREVGAVEIHVHHRVDSAKSDKYRTLGVPWIEVPANGVISESGLGWRAGDVLAVLQDSRRDPQAWRCPRHQALYDGMLEHARTGTHRMAGRVVHVYSSEGGRSTGEMRTRATTVHMMECREEGRLAEAWLERDDNDARLGRPIRTSDAEQARRHLHREFQSWVKWMRDQQRFRVDSPMRWTEPAALSGWAKSDAYPERLRWDTHQGDFVAVPNVAAVAWPRIPAPPGEADPVTGYAECAWTQLVPGKVPLLHAVSGPVWATVRVQARGAGPAGGSVGYAAAWLHDGQRWRTAAFAPYVAHRAAPADDAEGWTAWLQRFAAELATFPAGDVLDGIVAMEIAGRAGG, from the coding sequence GTGACCGCCGGGGCAACGGCCCGCGCGCCGCGCGTGGAGCGTCGGCTGGCGTGGGCGTACGTGGCGGCAACCGATGCGGCGGAGGGCGCGCCGCGCACGCCCGCATCCGCGCTGGCGCGACGCCGGTTCGTAGCGGAAGGCAAGCAGCTGGTGGCGGATTCGGGCGGAACGGAGTACCTGCTCGTTCCCATCACCGCGTACGCGCCGCTCCCCCGCGGAAGCCGGCCGGCCGCGTTCTGTCCCGTCTGCCTGGAGCGCGTGACACTGCGGCTGGGTACCCGGAACCGCCACCACTACGGCCATCGACCCGACTCGGACTGTGCGGCCGCTGGCGGGGAAGGCGCGCTGCACCTGGCCGCCAAGATCCACCTGTCCGTCGCGCTGGCGGAGGGCGGGCGCGGCATCGCCATCCGGCCCGTCTGCGCGGGCGCGGCGGAGGCGAAGCGAAGCGAGTTCTGCCGCGCCGCGCCGGTGGAGCCGTGGCCGGTGGAGTGGGACGAAGTCCGTGTCGAAAGCGCACTTCCGTCCTTGCGCGCGGACCTCATGCTGCTGCGGGATGGACGGGAGGTAGGCGCCGTCGAGATTCACGTCCATCACCGCGTGGACAGCGCCAAATCCGACAAGTACCGCACACTCGGCGTTCCGTGGATCGAAGTACCCGCCAATGGCGTGATCAGTGAGTCCGGGCTGGGCTGGCGCGCGGGTGACGTGCTGGCCGTTCTGCAGGACAGCCGCCGGGATCCCCAGGCGTGGCGCTGCCCCCGGCACCAGGCGCTGTACGACGGCATGCTGGAGCACGCGCGCACGGGTACGCACCGGATGGCGGGTCGCGTGGTGCACGTGTACAGCAGCGAGGGCGGGCGCAGCACCGGCGAGATGCGCACACGCGCCACCACCGTGCACATGATGGAGTGCCGCGAGGAAGGCCGGTTGGCGGAGGCGTGGCTGGAGCGCGACGACAACGACGCCCGCCTGGGCCGGCCGATCCGGACGAGCGACGCGGAGCAGGCGCGCCGCCATCTGCACCGCGAGTTTCAGAGCTGGGTGAAGTGGATGCGGGACCAGCAGCGGTTCCGCGTGGATTCGCCGATGCGCTGGACCGAGCCCGCCGCGCTGTCCGGGTGGGCCAAGTCCGACGCGTATCCCGAGCGGCTGCGATGGGACACGCACCAGGGCGACTTCGTGGCGGTGCCGAACGTGGCGGCTGTTGCGTGGCCGCGCATTCCCGCCCCGCCGGGCGAGGCGGACCCGGTGACTGGGTACGCGGAGTGCGCGTGGACTCAACTGGTGCCGGGAAAGGTGCCGCTGCTGCACGCCGTCTCCGGCCCGGTGTGGGCGACGGTGCGGGTGCAGGCTCGCGGCGCCGGGCCGGCGGGCGGCTCGGTGGGGTACGCCGCCGCCTGGCTGCACGACGGCCAGCGGTGGCGCACCGCCGCGTTCGCCCCGTACGTCGCGCACCGTGCCGCACCGGCGGACGACGCGGAGGGATGGACGGCGTGGCTGCAGCGCTTCGCGGCCGAGCTCGCCACCTTTCCCGCCGGGGATGTGCTGGACGGCATCGTCGCGATGGAGATCGCGGGGAGAGCGGGCGGGTGA
- a CDS encoding ATP-binding protein, whose amino-acid sequence MAGDWAALEEPGPHFRPSGDSVVVLPFRLHSDAMEELLDRLTPLVAPPCFDARYVRAAEPGALLTLVLLAGVHGVEVPALPVPPRALIPPVRIPDGATPLSENVAGPRFAERLADLGWLPAEAQALSGVVRDLSRNAIEHAQAPAWVAAWQTTPRELRIAVADSGSGFAGSLGLNEEPYAVQEALLRGRSRFAEPGRGLGLQRVAHVVGRLGGRMRVRSRTVELAGPLPWRNSAVRMHLPYFPGVQVEVVIPTRRVGRLR is encoded by the coding sequence ATGGCAGGAGACTGGGCCGCGCTGGAGGAGCCGGGCCCGCACTTTCGCCCCAGTGGCGACAGCGTGGTCGTGCTCCCGTTCCGGCTGCATTCGGATGCCATGGAGGAACTGCTGGACCGGCTTACGCCGCTGGTGGCGCCCCCGTGCTTCGACGCCCGCTACGTGCGCGCGGCCGAGCCCGGCGCCCTGCTGACGCTGGTTCTTCTGGCCGGCGTGCACGGGGTGGAGGTGCCCGCGCTGCCTGTTCCGCCGCGCGCGCTCATTCCGCCCGTCCGCATTCCGGACGGCGCGACGCCGCTGTCCGAAAACGTGGCGGGCCCGCGCTTCGCGGAGCGGCTGGCCGACCTGGGTTGGCTCCCCGCAGAGGCGCAGGCGCTGTCCGGTGTGGTCCGCGACCTGTCGCGCAACGCCATCGAGCATGCGCAGGCGCCGGCGTGGGTGGCCGCGTGGCAGACCACGCCCAGGGAACTGCGCATTGCGGTGGCGGATTCCGGGTCGGGGTTTGCCGGCTCGCTGGGGTTGAACGAGGAGCCGTACGCCGTGCAGGAGGCGCTGCTGCGGGGCCGGAGCCGCTTTGCCGAGCCGGGTCGCGGGCTGGGGCTGCAGCGCGTGGCCCACGTAGTGGGGCGGTTGGGGGGCCGCATGCGCGTGCGCAGCCGAACGGTGGAGCTGGCCGGTCCGCTTCCCTGGCGCAACAGCGCGGTACGCATGCACTTGCCCTACTTCCCCGGCGTGCAGGTGGAAGTCGTCATCCCCACCCGCCGTGTCGGACGGCTCCGCTGA
- a CDS encoding ROK family protein, translating to MRKIDPRNFQRATRTTGKDINRQIVLNLVREYQPISRADLARRMEVARGMVSPLVNELIEIGLLYEASTGTSRRGRKPTLLHVRDHDRLVVGIDVRLSQTQAMLADFAGRTLAMEAFRTPAQPEELVVQLASRVRRLLEAHASDGECQGIGLVVPGMVDRDTGRLVNAPTLGWRDVDLRDALQTATGIEVHIERDAVACAHAQMWLGRQAGNGLESFAYVTFSDGVGAGVVVDGRVVRGHGNAAGEFGHIPLTMEGPACQCGSRGCWEAYTSNAAIVARYLGRELSDRESYATIRDTGMGVPDVISRARAGDAVALKTLETTARLMGLGLAAIVKAVNPAGIVVGGEIAAAWDLIGTTVAHAMAERTLTTGTAATPLFPEASDQQTRLRGAAALVVAPMFAAPTIG from the coding sequence GTGCGCAAGATCGACCCTCGCAATTTTCAGCGCGCAACCCGAACCACGGGCAAGGACATCAACCGGCAGATCGTGCTGAACCTCGTTCGCGAGTATCAGCCGATTTCCCGCGCCGACCTGGCGCGCCGCATGGAGGTGGCGCGCGGGATGGTAAGCCCGCTGGTTAACGAACTGATCGAGATCGGTCTGCTGTACGAGGCGTCCACCGGCACCTCGCGCCGCGGGCGCAAGCCCACGCTGCTGCACGTGCGCGACCACGACCGGCTGGTGGTGGGGATTGACGTGCGGCTGAGCCAGACGCAGGCCATGCTGGCCGATTTCGCCGGTCGCACGCTGGCCATGGAGGCGTTTCGCACCCCCGCGCAGCCGGAGGAGCTGGTGGTGCAGCTGGCGTCGCGCGTGCGGCGGCTTCTGGAAGCCCACGCGTCGGATGGAGAGTGCCAGGGGATCGGCCTGGTGGTTCCCGGCATGGTGGATCGCGACACCGGACGGCTCGTAAACGCGCCGACGCTGGGCTGGCGCGACGTGGACCTGCGCGATGCGCTGCAGACGGCGACGGGGATTGAGGTGCACATCGAGCGCGACGCGGTGGCGTGCGCGCACGCGCAGATGTGGCTGGGCCGGCAGGCGGGAAATGGATTGGAAAGCTTTGCCTACGTCACCTTTTCCGACGGCGTGGGTGCGGGCGTGGTGGTGGACGGGCGCGTGGTTCGCGGGCACGGCAACGCGGCCGGGGAGTTCGGCCACATTCCGCTCACCATGGAAGGCCCGGCCTGCCAGTGCGGCTCGCGCGGATGCTGGGAGGCGTACACCTCCAACGCGGCGATCGTGGCGCGCTACCTGGGGCGGGAACTGTCTGACCGTGAAAGCTACGCGACCATCCGTGACACCGGGATGGGCGTACCGGACGTGATCTCCCGCGCGCGTGCGGGGGATGCCGTAGCCCTGAAGACGCTGGAAACGACGGCGCGGCTGATGGGGCTGGGGCTGGCGGCAATCGTAAAAGCGGTGAACCCGGCGGGGATCGTGGTGGGCGGCGAGATCGCGGCCGCGTGGGACCTGATCGGCACCACGGTGGCGCACGCGATGGCGGAGCGCACCCTTACGACGGGCACCGCCGCGACGCCGCTCTTTCCCGAGGCATCGGACCAGCAGACGCGGCTCCGCGGCGCCGCGGCGCTCGTGGTGGCGCCCATGTTCGCGGCGCCCACCATCGGATAA
- a CDS encoding ROK family protein, giving the protein MRKINTREFHRATRSTPREINRKILLNLVRELQPVSRADLARRMHVARGMITQLVDELIDQDVIAEGATANAPRGRKPKLLYVRTRDRYAIAVDVRFSRTHVALTDFDGRQLAMETFETVLNADDLVESIAVRANHLMEGRDPESCEGIGVVVPGMIHRRTGMIVNSPQMGWRDVPLRDSLSRATGLRVLIENAPIASALAHMWLPPFSHDGVDNFAYVTVSDGVGVSVVDDGEVFRGHGDIAGEFGHLPLNLDGPRCMCGMKGCLEAYTSNLATLARYFEVDAAVPATREAMRGYGFGMEDLIVRMRGGDAKAEWAIRETGRYLGIGLGGIITALSPARVIVSGEITQAWDIIREPIAAGVLARSLSPEAAATPIDIALTGDSSRIRGATALLVARRFAAPKVA; this is encoded by the coding sequence GTGCGGAAGATCAACACTCGGGAGTTTCACCGCGCCACGCGCTCCACGCCGCGGGAAATCAACAGGAAGATCCTGCTGAACCTGGTGCGTGAGCTTCAACCCGTTTCCCGGGCGGACCTTGCGCGCCGCATGCACGTGGCGCGCGGCATGATCACGCAACTGGTGGACGAGCTCATCGACCAGGACGTCATTGCGGAAGGCGCCACCGCGAACGCACCCCGCGGGCGCAAACCCAAGCTGCTGTACGTCCGCACGCGCGACCGCTACGCCATTGCCGTGGACGTGCGGTTCAGCCGTACCCACGTGGCGCTCACGGACTTCGACGGCCGCCAGCTGGCCATGGAGACCTTTGAGACGGTGCTCAACGCCGACGATCTCGTGGAGTCCATCGCCGTTCGCGCCAACCACCTGATGGAAGGGCGCGATCCGGAATCGTGCGAAGGGATCGGCGTCGTGGTGCCGGGAATGATTCACCGGCGCACGGGGATGATCGTCAACTCGCCGCAGATGGGGTGGCGCGACGTGCCGCTGCGCGATTCGCTTTCCCGCGCCACGGGCCTGCGCGTGCTGATCGAGAACGCACCGATTGCGTCAGCGCTGGCGCACATGTGGCTGCCGCCGTTCAGCCACGACGGCGTCGACAACTTCGCCTACGTCACCGTGTCCGACGGCGTGGGCGTGAGCGTGGTGGATGACGGCGAGGTGTTTCGCGGCCATGGCGACATCGCCGGCGAGTTCGGCCACCTGCCGCTGAACCTGGACGGGCCGCGCTGCATGTGCGGGATGAAGGGGTGCCTGGAGGCGTACACCAGCAACCTGGCCACGCTGGCGCGCTACTTCGAGGTCGACGCCGCGGTTCCCGCCACGCGTGAGGCAATGCGCGGCTACGGATTCGGGATGGAAGACCTGATCGTGCGCATGCGCGGCGGCGACGCCAAGGCGGAGTGGGCCATCCGCGAAACGGGGCGGTACCTGGGAATCGGCCTGGGCGGCATCATCACCGCGCTGAGCCCGGCGCGGGTGATCGTGAGCGGCGAGATTACGCAGGCGTGGGACATCATCCGCGAGCCGATCGCGGCGGGTGTGCTGGCCCGCAGCCTCTCGCCCGAAGCGGCCGCAACGCCCATCGACATCGCCCTGACCGGCGACTCGTCCCGCATCCGCGGCGCCACCGCCCTGCTGGTGGCGCGCCGGTTCGCGGCGCCCAAGGTGGCGTAA
- a CDS encoding Gfo/Idh/MocA family oxidoreductase, whose amino-acid sequence MTETWEGAEIRVAIIGYGPAGSVFHAPLIASVPGMRVAAVVTGNADRAAQARAEHPGVEVVPSAERLWEQADAVDLVVVASPNRTHAPLAHAALDAGLPVVIDKPFAVTSQEGRALVDKARALRLLLSVYHNRRWDGDFLTLRRLLAEGALGDVVRFESRFERWRPALRGGWRERADPAEAGGVLFDLGPHLIDQALVLFGPVSHVFAEVNVRRPGAAVDDDAFLALTHGSGVRSHLWMSLAAPDHGPRFRVMGTRAAYVKMGMDVQEAALRAGERPAPGWSEEPRAAWGRMGTEAEWMPVRTEAGAYPDYYAGIAAALRDGTPPPVDPMEAVAGLEIMEAARRSSAEGTVIRLG is encoded by the coding sequence ATGACGGAAACATGGGAGGGCGCGGAGATCCGCGTGGCGATCATTGGATATGGGCCGGCCGGCTCCGTCTTTCACGCACCGCTCATCGCCTCCGTTCCGGGGATGCGCGTTGCCGCGGTGGTGACGGGAAACGCGGATCGTGCCGCGCAGGCCCGCGCCGAACATCCGGGTGTGGAAGTCGTCCCATCCGCCGAGCGGCTGTGGGAGCAGGCGGATGCGGTGGACCTGGTGGTGGTCGCCTCACCCAATCGCACGCACGCTCCGCTGGCCCACGCCGCGCTGGATGCCGGGCTCCCCGTCGTCATCGACAAGCCCTTTGCCGTCACCTCGCAGGAGGGGCGCGCGCTGGTCGACAAGGCGCGGGCGCTGAGGCTGCTGCTTTCCGTCTACCACAACCGGCGGTGGGATGGGGACTTTCTCACCCTCCGCCGCCTGCTGGCCGAGGGCGCACTGGGCGACGTTGTCCGCTTCGAGTCGCGATTTGAGCGGTGGCGCCCCGCGCTGCGCGGCGGCTGGCGCGAGCGCGCGGACCCGGCGGAGGCGGGCGGCGTTCTGTTCGATCTGGGTCCGCATCTGATTGATCAGGCGCTGGTGCTGTTCGGCCCCGTGTCGCACGTGTTCGCCGAGGTGAACGTGCGCCGCCCCGGTGCCGCGGTGGACGACGACGCGTTCCTCGCGCTGACGCACGGCTCCGGCGTGCGCTCGCATCTGTGGATGAGCCTGGCCGCGCCGGATCACGGCCCGCGGTTCCGGGTGATGGGCACCCGCGCGGCGTACGTGAAGATGGGGATGGACGTGCAGGAGGCCGCCCTGCGCGCGGGCGAGCGCCCCGCGCCGGGCTGGAGCGAGGAACCGCGCGCTGCGTGGGGCCGCATGGGCACGGAAGCGGAGTGGATGCCCGTCCGCACCGAGGCCGGCGCGTATCCCGACTACTACGCCGGAATCGCCGCCGCGCTGCGCGACGGCACGCCGCCGCCGGTGGACCCCATGGAGGCGGTCGCGGGGCTGGAGATCATGGAAGCGGCCCGCCGGTCCTCGGCCGAAGGTACCGTTATCCGCCTCGGCTGA
- a CDS encoding NAD-dependent epimerase/dehydratase family protein, which produces MMRVFVAGATGTLGVPVVRALVAAGHHVTGLTRSAEKRGMLERLGAVPAIADALDAAALDRVVREAAPTHVLHLLTALPRNGPVRLAHVRPTLRLKTEGTANLLKAAIAAGAKRMVGESIIYAYGFAADRLVTEADPPGGPEAVPWLNEVVAGTRSLEDQMLAADRAGLIEAIPLRFGFFYGAESPSTEFSMRMLRMRGLPVVRGADDGRAGFIHLDDATSATIAALERGRAGEIYNVVDSDPVSMNEFFRRAARESGAPAPWRLPLWIARLTMPYAATMMTTRLAVSNEKAIRDLGWQPVYPSSVDGLKQVVRALAGP; this is translated from the coding sequence ATGATGCGTGTCTTTGTCGCCGGGGCCACCGGCACGCTGGGAGTGCCCGTCGTGCGGGCGCTGGTCGCCGCGGGGCATCACGTTACCGGCCTCACGCGGTCCGCGGAGAAACGCGGCATGCTGGAGCGGCTGGGCGCGGTTCCCGCCATCGCCGACGCGCTGGACGCGGCTGCGCTGGACCGCGTGGTCCGCGAGGCGGCGCCCACGCACGTGCTGCATCTGCTGACCGCGCTGCCCCGGAACGGTCCCGTGCGCCTGGCCCATGTGCGTCCCACGCTGCGCCTGAAGACCGAAGGAACCGCCAACCTGCTGAAAGCCGCCATCGCCGCTGGCGCAAAAAGAATGGTGGGCGAGTCCATCATCTACGCCTACGGATTCGCGGCGGACAGGCTGGTGACGGAGGCGGATCCGCCCGGCGGCCCCGAGGCGGTGCCGTGGCTCAACGAGGTGGTCGCCGGGACGCGTTCGCTGGAAGACCAGATGCTCGCGGCGGATCGGGCGGGGCTCATCGAGGCGATCCCGCTGCGGTTCGGCTTTTTCTACGGCGCGGAAAGCCCGTCGACGGAATTCAGCATGCGGATGCTGCGCATGCGCGGGCTTCCGGTGGTACGCGGTGCGGATGACGGGCGGGCGGGGTTCATCCACCTGGATGACGCCACAAGCGCGACGATCGCGGCGCTGGAGCGGGGAAGGGCGGGGGAGATCTACAACGTGGTGGACAGCGACCCGGTGAGCATGAACGAGTTCTTTCGCCGCGCGGCGCGGGAGAGCGGGGCACCCGCTCCGTGGCGGCTTCCGCTGTGGATCGCGCGCCTCACCATGCCGTATGCCGCCACCATGATGACGACCCGGCTGGCGGTTTCCAACGAGAAGGCGATCCGCGACCTGGGATGGCAGCCCGTCTATCCCAGTTCGGTGGACGGGCTGAAGCAGGTGGTGCGCGCGCTGGCCGGCCCATGA